The region ACGGAGGTCCAATAAATGGCCATGTCCGGCCCGCCCTCTCACCGCCGTGGCCGTGGCCGCGCGCCGATGGCCGACATCAACGTCACGCCGCTGGTCGATGTCATGCTGGTGCTGCTCATCATCTTCATGGTGACAGCGCCGCTGCTCGTCACCGGGGTTCCCGTGAACCTGCCCGAAACCCGCGCCAAGGGGCTGGACCAGGACCAGAAACCGACCATCGTGTCCATTGACCGCGACGGCGGCCTCTATATCGACGAAGCTGAAATCAGCGACGCTGACCTGCCGGGCCGCCTTGCCGAAATCGTCTCCGCCAATGCTGGCAAGGCAGAGCCTCCGCAAATCTTCCTGCGCGCCGACACCGGCCTCGACTATGGCCGGGTGATGCGGGTCATGGGCGAACTCAACCGCGCAGGCCTCAACAAGGTCGCACTGGTCAGCACCGGGGGCAATGACGCCGCGCTCGGCGACGGTTCAGAATAGGGGGCATAGGGTTCGGGCATGGAACGCGCGGAGAAGATCGGCCTTGGCGTGGCGAGCGCAGGACATGTCCTGCTGTTCGGCTTGCTGTCGGTCGGCTTTCTCGCCACCCCCAATCCCCTGAAACTGAACTCGCCGCCCATGGACGTCAGCCTGGTGGACGAAGCCGCGCTCCAGTCCACCGCGCCCCAGGTCTCGCTTCAGCCCCCGCCGCCCAGTGTCGCGCCCGAAGAAGGCCCGACCGAGGACGCTGCGCCCGCGCCGGTCCCAGAACCCGCTCCCACTCCTGAGCCGGAACCGACGCCAGCACCGCCCCCGCCAAAGCCAGCGCCTCCCAAAAAGGCGGAAAAGCCAACGCCCGCCAAGCCCAAGCCCGCGCCGCCGAAGAAGGAAGTGGCCAAGGCTGCGCCAAAGCCCAAACCCGCCCCTGCAAAGCCCGCCGCCAAGCCCGCGCCGTCAAAGGCGAAGTCTGCCGCCAAGCCCAAGGCGGATGCCCCCGCGCGCGCATCCGGGCAGGGCAAGGCGGAAAAGCCAAAAGGCTCGCTTCTCGGCAAGGATTTCCTGAAAGGCATCGACACCGAAGCCGACGCGCCGCGAAAGGCCGCGCCGCCGCCCGCCGCCACCATGGGTCCGGCGCAAAAGGCCGCGCTCGACCGCCTCATCAGCGACCAGATCTACCGCCACCTGAAACTTCCCTCGGGCGCGGACGTCGAACTGCTGGTTGCCTTTCTTGAAGTGAAGCTCGACCGCAATGGCCGGGTGATCGGCAGGCCGGAGGTTCTCGATATACAGGGCAGGACCGCCAGCAATAGCCCGCAGGTTTCCATTTACAAGGAACGCGCGGTGCAGGCCGTGCTTCAGGCATCCCCTTTCCAGGGGCTTCCGGCCGAATATTATGACCAGTGGAACTGGCTCAAACCCCTCAGAGTCTATGCAAGGAAAGCGCGATGAAACGCTTCGGAATAACCGCACTGCTTGCCCTTTGCGCAGCCTTTGCTCCGCCAGCACTCGCCCAGCTGTCGGTCGATGTGACAGGTGAGATTGAGAGCAACCTGAAAATCGTCGTCCCGGCCCTGCCCGCGCAGGCGGAGGTTTCGACGCCAGCCGGGTCGTCCACTGAACTCGGGCGGAAAATCGCCGAAGTCATCGCCACCGACCTCAAAGGCTCCGGCCTGTTCGATCCGTCCGGCCCCGGTGGCATCCCGACCATCGCCTTTCCCGAAGTCACTAACCCCGTCTATGACAAATGGGGCGCCTATCAGGCGCTCGTGCAGGGCTTTGTCCGCACCACCGGCGGCGAAGCGGACATCACCGTTGGCTGTTACCTCTATGACGTCGCGCTGAAACAGGAACTGACCCGTCAGGGCTTTATCGTTGCGCCCCGCGACTGGCGACGCGCCGCGCATAAATGCGCCGACGCCATCTATGCCCGCCTGTCGGGCGAAAGTCCCTTCTTCGACAGCCGCATCGCCTATATCGCGGAAAGCGGGCCAAAGGGGAATCGCACCAAGCGGCTCGCCATCATGGACTCCGATGGCGCGAACCACCGCTTCATCACCAATGGCCAGTCGATCGCGCTCACTCCGCGCTTCTCGCCCGATTACAAGTCGATCGTCTATGTCAGCTATCTGGGCAGCCGGGTACGCATCTATGTCTATGACATCGGCAGCGGTCGCCAGCGGCTCGTCACCGAAAGCAACAATACCACCTTCGCGCCGCGCTGGTCGCCTGATGGCCGCAATATCCTCTTTTCCATGGCTGTCGGGGGCAATACCGACATCTACCGCGTGTCCGCGCAAGGCGGCCAGCCGGTTCGCCTCACCAACGCGCCCGGCATCGACGTCGGGGGCAGCTATTCGCCCGATGGCAGCCGCATCGTCTTTGAAAGCGACCGGTCGGGCAGCCAGCAGATTTATGTGATGAACGCCGATGGATCGGGCCTGCGCCGCATCAGCCATGGGGGCGGGCGCTATGCCACGCCCGAATGGAGCCCGCGCGGCGACCTGATCGCCTTCACGAAGATTTCGGGCGACTTCAAGATCGCCGTCATGACGCCGGACGGCGGCAATGAACGCATATTGACCAACGGCTGGCAGGATGAACAGCCAAGCTGGTCGCCCAATGGCCGCGTTCTGCAATTTTTCCGCACCACGCCCGGCCGCAACGGCTCCAGCCAGGTCTGGCAGGTCGATCTTACCGGGGTAAACGAACGCCGCATCCCCACCCCGCTCAGCGGCTCCGACCCTGCATGGGGTCCATTGCTGCCCTGACAGGGAACCACATCGTCGCGAAGGCGTAACGAACTCATACCTCTCTTAAGGAGACCGCCATGAAACTTACCCGCCCCCTTCTGATCGCAGGATGCGTCCTGGCCCTTGCCGCCTGCGGCAAGAAGGCGCCCAAGGATCTGCCTCCCCCGCCGCCGACCGATACGAGCGCCCAGACCCCCACTGACATCGGCGGAACCAGCGGTGTGGTGAAGGGCAGCCAGGAGGATTTCGTCGCTTCCGTCTCGTCCGACCGCATCTTCTTCGACACGGACCAATATGATGTCGATGCGCAGGATCAGCAGACCCTGCAAAGCCAGGCCGCCTGGTTGCAGCAGAACCCCAATGTCCGCGTGACGATCGAAGGCCATGCAGACGAACGCGGCACCCGCGACTACAACATCGCCCTGGGCGAACGCCGCGCCAATGCCGCGAAAAACTATCTCGCCTCACTGGGCATCGACCCCAGCCGCATCAACACCGTCAGCTATGGCAAGGAACGTCCCGCTGCGCTGGGTTCCGACGAAGCCTCCTGGGCGCAGAACCGCCGCGCCGTGACGGTCACCGTTCAATATTGATCGCTCTTCGGGCGGGCGGCTCGCCTGCCTCAGGGGCGTGATGAACCCTCGGAATATCCCGCCGGTCGCAGGATCGGCGGGATTTCCTTTGCCTTCAACAGAGGCTCGCGCAAACGCTCAGGGCCGCTGGCGGCGCTCGGCGATCCGGCGGCTGAACAGCTCTAACAGGTTCACCGTAATCTCGATGGCGGCATCGGGCACCCCGTCCAGCAGTTCACGCCGCAAGCCATCAAGCCGTTCCTCGATGCGCCCCGCCAGTTCCTTGCCCGCCGGCGTAAAGCCGATGCGATTGGATCGCTTGTCATCGGGATTGGACGCCCGCTTAACCAGCGCCATCGCCTCCAGCTGATCCAGCGTCCTGACCAGAGAAGGCTGGGTGATCCCCAGCAACTCCGCCAGATCCGCCTGCCGGGTCTCAGCGCCCAGCCGGTCCAGATGGACAAGGCACCAACCCGCGCTGTTCGACACGCGAAACTCCGCCAGCGCCTCATCCGCCAGCGCCCGCCAACTGCGCACCAGCAAAGGCAGTTTCCGCGCCAGCGCGCGCTCCATTTCCAACCGCGACATATAATTTAGGTAGCTAACTAAATGAGTAACGTCAATAATCCGCGATTATTTCGCTACTTCATTCACGCATTCAAATTCCGGGAGCTTTCAAAAACCCCCGGAAATCCTCAATATCAAGCCCGCTTCGTCCCGGAAAACCCAGCCGCCCCAAACGCGCCCAATTGCATGGTCCCGCTGATGCTGTCGCCACTCACCTCGGCCTCGCAATCCATCGTCACCGGCATCGGCATCGTCATGTTCATCTTCCAGGTCAGCTTGTTCCCATCAACCTTGCCCTCAGCCACATCGAGCGAACCCATCATCCCGGCGAAAGTCCCATGGAAGCCGTCTCCCGAACTGATGACGGTCAACACGCCCTTCTGCTCCCCCAGCGGCGTCTTCGCCACACAATCATAGGCTCCATCGACAGCTGCCATCTTCATTCTCCTTTGCGGACCTTAGTCGGCCAATGTTCCCATCTCGACCGGCAGGCCCACGGCGTCAAGCTGCGGCCGCACCAGTTTCGCGTCACCCACGACCACCCAGATCAGCCGGTCGGGATTGATCGCGTCACGCGCGGCCATGTCCAGGTCGGCCGGAGTCATTGCCCTGTAGATCGCTGGCAGCTTTTCATAGAAATCGTCCGGCCGTTCCAGCAGCCGATTACGCATCATCGCGCCCAGCAGGTCGGACGATGTTTCGAAGCTGCCGGGCAGCGACAGGATCTGGCTGTTGATCGTCTGGTTCCGCTCGGCCTCACTCGTCCCCTTGCTCGTCAGAAAGTCGGTGATGTCCTTGCGCGCCGCAACGATCGACGCCCCCGTCTTGTCCGTCTGCACCGGCGCATAGACCAGAAGCGGCATCGTATCCTTCACGCCAGGCAGGGTGCTTCCCGCCGAATAGGCCCACCCCTTCGTCTCGCGCAGATCCATGATCAGACGGGACGTCGAACTACCACCCAGCACCTCGTTGGCTGTGATCAGCGTCACCGGATTGTCGATGCCGCGCTTGTTGGTCAGCAGCCCCGCGAGGATCATCGACTGCGGGCTCTGCGGCTTGTCGACCAATATGATCCGTGACGGTCGCATCATCCGGTCCATGCGGAACAGCTTGGTTCCCTTCGCGACATTCGGCGCTTTCCAGTCGCCGAACCGCTTTTCAAGCAGCGGCATGACCTCGGCCAGTTCCGTGTCGCCCGCTACGAAGATGGTGGCATTGTCGGGCCGCAGCCATCTGTCATGGAAGGCGATAAGGTCAGCGCGCGTCACCGCCTTGACCCCGCTTTCCGTGCCCGACCCGGTAAAGGGAATGCCATAGGGATGCGCCTGCCCGTAAAGAAGCGGCGGCAACAGGCGTTGTGCAATCGGCATGGGCGCGGTCTTTTCGGCGGCAATCCGGGTCAGCACCTGCCCACGCAGCCGTTCCACCTCTTGCGGGGCGAAGGCCGGGTTGCGGATCACATCGGCCAGCAATCCGAGCGACGCATCAAGATTGGGCTTCAACGCATAAAGACCGACGGTGGTCGTATCCATGCCGTTACCCGCGCTGATGGATGCCCCCAGCCGCTCCTGCTCCTCGGCAATCTGGATCGAGTTCCGCGTCTTCGTCCCTTCGTCCAGCAACGCAGTGGTCAGCCCCGCCGTGCCGAGCTTCGCCTTGTCATCGGCGGCATTGCCAGCATCGAATGACACCGATACCCGAATCACCGGCACCGTCGCCCGGCGCGCAAATATGACCGGAATCCCGTTCTTCAGCTTCGCATGTTCGATCTTCGGGAATTCCAGATCCTTGACCGGTTCGATAGCGGGCGCGGCGATTTTCGTCGGCGCTGGCGGTGTCGCCGCCACAGGCGCAGCCTTCTGGGGATCACGGAAATAGGCGGGGCGATGTGTCGCGTTGCCTGCCAGCGCATTATCTTCCGGGGACCTGTCGCCAGGTGCAACGGTCAGCCGAAACACCGGCCGCCCCAGCCATTTGCGAGCCGCCTCGCCCACCGATTGCGGCGTAGCGGCGGCGTAGAAAGCAAGGTCCTTCTTATATTTTGCCGGATCGTTGGAATAGACCGCACCTTCGGCCAGCGTCACCGCCTTGCCGCTGAACCCGCCTACCTTTTCCAAGCCGCCGATGGTGCCGGAAAGCTGCCGCGTCGCCGCCCGCTGAACCTCATCGCTTGTAGGCCCCTTGGCCAGATAGTCGGCGAGCAGCTGGTCCAGCCGCTTGCCCACCGCTGCGGCATCCTGACCGGGCTTAACGTCTACCGTAATCTCCGCGATGGACAGCTTTTCAAAGGGCTGGACGCTCGCCTTGACGGCCACCGCAACCTTCTCCCCGCGTACCAGCACATTATCCAGGCGAGAGGATTTGAGCCCGCCAAATACCGCCATGGCAAGGTCGAGCTGCGGCAGGTCTGCCGAATTCACTCCAGGTACGATCCAATTGCGATAGAGCCGCGTGGCCGCGACATTGTCGTGCATCACCTTCTCGACATCCTGCGGAAGGGTGGGGACGGCCGCTTCCACATCCTTGGGCGCCGGGCCGGGCGGAATATCGCCAAACCATTTTTCTACCTTGGCACGGGCAGTGGGAGGATCAATGTCCCCCGCCAGCACCAGTACGGCATTGTTGGGACCGTAATGCGTCTTGAACCAGTTCTGCACATCGGCAAGACTGGCCGCATTCAGATCTGCCATCGAGCCGATCGTCGAATGGCGATAGGGGTGCCCCTCCGGCAGCATGGCGGCCAGCTGAGCATATTCGACGAGGCCATAGGGCTCATTCTCGCCCATCCGTTTTTCATTCTGGACGACCCCGCGCTGCGTATCCAGCTTGGCCTGCGTGACAGCGCCCAGCAGATGGCCCATGCGGTCGGCTTCCAGAAACAAGGCCCGGTCGAGCGCGCCTGTCGGCACCGTCTCGAAATAATTGGTTCGATCAAACCAGGTCGTGCCATTCCAGTCGGTCGCGCCGATATCCTCCAGACGACCGAAAAATGGCCCGTCCGCATTTTCCGAACCATAGAACATCAGATGTTCG is a window of Sphingobium sp. MI1205 DNA encoding:
- the pal gene encoding peptidoglycan-associated lipoprotein Pal; translated protein: MKLTRPLLIAGCVLALAACGKKAPKDLPPPPPTDTSAQTPTDIGGTSGVVKGSQEDFVASVSSDRIFFDTDQYDVDAQDQQTLQSQAAWLQQNPNVRVTIEGHADERGTRDYNIALGERRANAAKNYLASLGIDPSRINTVSYGKERPAALGSDEASWAQNRRAVTVTVQY
- a CDS encoding MarR family transcriptional regulator, translating into MSRLEMERALARKLPLLVRSWRALADEALAEFRVSNSAGWCLVHLDRLGAETRQADLAELLGITQPSLVRTLDQLEAMALVKRASNPDDKRSNRIGFTPAGKELAGRIEERLDGLRRELLDGVPDAAIEITVNLLELFSRRIAERRQRP
- the tolR gene encoding protein TolR; translation: MAMSGPPSHRRGRGRAPMADINVTPLVDVMLVLLIIFMVTAPLLVTGVPVNLPETRAKGLDQDQKPTIVSIDRDGGLYIDEAEISDADLPGRLAEIVSANAGKAEPPQIFLRADTGLDYGRVMRVMGELNRAGLNKVALVSTGGNDAALGDGSE
- the tolB gene encoding Tol-Pal system beta propeller repeat protein TolB, producing MKRFGITALLALCAAFAPPALAQLSVDVTGEIESNLKIVVPALPAQAEVSTPAGSSTELGRKIAEVIATDLKGSGLFDPSGPGGIPTIAFPEVTNPVYDKWGAYQALVQGFVRTTGGEADITVGCYLYDVALKQELTRQGFIVAPRDWRRAAHKCADAIYARLSGESPFFDSRIAYIAESGPKGNRTKRLAIMDSDGANHRFITNGQSIALTPRFSPDYKSIVYVSYLGSRVRIYVYDIGSGRQRLVTESNNTTFAPRWSPDGRNILFSMAVGGNTDIYRVSAQGGQPVRLTNAPGIDVGGSYSPDGSRIVFESDRSGSQQIYVMNADGSGLRRISHGGGRYATPEWSPRGDLIAFTKISGDFKIAVMTPDGGNERILTNGWQDEQPSWSPNGRVLQFFRTTPGRNGSSQVWQVDLTGVNERRIPTPLSGSDPAWGPLLP
- a CDS encoding M16 family metallopeptidase: MTFFPLSRRLMLALGLCSLSLAPITQAVSAPGVAAPAPLSSLVEAVDIPYEQFTLKNGLRVIVHTDRKAPVVAVSVWYHVGSRFEPKGKTGFAHLFEHLMFYGSENADGPFFGRLEDIGATDWNGTTWFDRTNYFETVPTGALDRALFLEADRMGHLLGAVTQAKLDTQRGVVQNEKRMGENEPYGLVEYAQLAAMLPEGHPYRHSTIGSMADLNAASLADVQNWFKTHYGPNNAVLVLAGDIDPPTARAKVEKWFGDIPPGPAPKDVEAAVPTLPQDVEKVMHDNVAATRLYRNWIVPGVNSADLPQLDLAMAVFGGLKSSRLDNVLVRGEKVAVAVKASVQPFEKLSIAEITVDVKPGQDAAAVGKRLDQLLADYLAKGPTSDEVQRAATRQLSGTIGGLEKVGGFSGKAVTLAEGAVYSNDPAKYKKDLAFYAAATPQSVGEAARKWLGRPVFRLTVAPGDRSPEDNALAGNATHRPAYFRDPQKAAPVAATPPAPTKIAAPAIEPVKDLEFPKIEHAKLKNGIPVIFARRATVPVIRVSVSFDAGNAADDKAKLGTAGLTTALLDEGTKTRNSIQIAEEQERLGASISAGNGMDTTTVGLYALKPNLDASLGLLADVIRNPAFAPQEVERLRGQVLTRIAAEKTAPMPIAQRLLPPLLYGQAHPYGIPFTGSGTESGVKAVTRADLIAFHDRWLRPDNATIFVAGDTELAEVMPLLEKRFGDWKAPNVAKGTKLFRMDRMMRPSRIILVDKPQSPQSMILAGLLTNKRGIDNPVTLITANEVLGGSSTSRLIMDLRETKGWAYSAGSTLPGVKDTMPLLVYAPVQTDKTGASIVAARKDITDFLTSKGTSEAERNQTINSQILSLPGSFETSSDLLGAMMRNRLLERPDDFYEKLPAIYRAMTPADLDMAARDAINPDRLIWVVVGDAKLVRPQLDAVGLPVEMGTLAD